The genomic region TCACGTTCGCAGATCTCTCAAGCGATTTTACTCTCAGATATCAGTTTTTGGAGGCAAAGATGTAATTACGTCGCATACTCATTAAAGAATAAGCTGACCTCTTGATACTGTCTCTCTTTATTTGTTGTGGAACGTTTCTGTCAGTTTCTTGATAAATCAAACATAGAAAATTGAGAAGTTAGATGGATTCTTGCTGCAACACATTGGACCAAAAGCtgtctcagttggtgaagatttCATTGTAAAGCAACTGGCTTCTGGAAATATTACAATGCAACCTGTGGCGATTGATGGACTGATCATCCTATGCATTGAAGGTAAAAAGAACTAGATCCATGTATAATGATCCTTTTCNNNNNNNNNNNNNNNNNNNNNNNNNNNNNNNNNNNNNNNNNNNNNNNNNNNNNNNNNNNNNNNNNNNNNNNNNNNNNNNNNNNNNNNNNNNNNNNNNNNNNNNNNNNNNNNNNNNNNNNNNNNNNNNNNNNNNNNNNNNNNNNNNNNNNNNNNNNNNNNNNNNNNNNNNNNNNNNNNNNNNNNNNNNNNNNNNNNNNNNNNNNNNNNNNNNNNNNNNNNNNNNNNNNNNNNNNNNNNNNNNNNNNNNNNNNNNNNNNNNNNNNNNNNNNNNNNNNNNNNNNNNNNNNNNNNNNNNNNNNNNNNNNNNNNNNNNNNNNNNNNNNNNNNNNNNNNNNNNNNNNNNNNNNNNNNNNNNNNNNNNNNNNNNNNNNNNNNNNNNNNNNNNNNNNNNNNNNNNNNNNNNNNNNNNNNNNNNNNNNNNNNNNNNNNNNNNNNNNNNNNNNNNNNNNNNNNNNNNNNNNNNNNNNNNNNNNNNNNNNNNNNNNNNNNNNNNNNNNNNNNNNNNNNNNNNNNNNNNNNNNNNNNNNNNNNNNNNNNNNNNNNNNNNNNNNNNNNNNNNNNNNNNNNNNNNNNNNNNNNNNNNNNNNNNNNNNNNNNNNNNNNNNNNNNNNNNNNNNNNNNNNNNNNNNNNNNNNNNNNNNNNNNNNNNNNNNNNNNNNNNNNNNNNNNNNNNNNNNNNNNNNNNNNNNNNNNNNNNNNNNNNNNNNNNNNNNNNNNNNNNNNNNNNNNNNNNNNNNNNNNNNNNNNNNNNNNNNNNNNNNNNNNNNNNNNNNNNNNNNNNNNNNNNNNNNNNNNNNNNNNNNNNNNNNNNNNNNNNNNNNNNNNNNNNNNNNNNNNNNNNNNNNNNNNNNNNNNNNNNNNNNNNNNNNNNNNNNNNNNNNNNNNNNNNNNNNNNNNNNNNNNNNNNNNNNNNNNNNNNNNNNNNNNNNNNNNNNNNNNNNNNNNNNNNNNNNNNNNNNNNNNNNNNNNNNNNNNNNNNNNNNNNNNNNNNNNNNNNNNNNNNNNNNNNNNNNNNNNNNNNNNNNNNNNNNNNNNNNNNNNNNNNNNNNNNNNNNNNNNNNNNNNNNNNNNNNNNNNNNNNNNNNNNNNNNNNNNNNNNNNNNNNNNNNNNNNNNNNNNNNNNNNNNNNNNNNNNNNNNNNNNNNNNNNNNNNNNNNNNNNNNNNNNNNNNNNNNNNNNNNNNNNNNNNNNNNNNNNNNNNNNNNNNNNNNNNNNNNNNNNNNNNNNNNNNNNNNNNNNNNNNNNNNNNNNNNNNNNNNNNNNNNNNNNNNNNNNNNNNNNNNNNNNNNNNNNNNNNNNNNNNNNNNNNNNNNNNNNNNNNNNNNNNNNNNNNNNNNNNNNNNNNNNNNNNNNNNNNNNNNNNNNNNNNNNNNNNNNNNNNNNNNNNNNNNNNNNNNNNNNNNNNNNNNNNNNNNNNNNNNNNNNNNNNNNNNNNNNNNNNNNNNNNNNNNNNNNNNNNNNNNNNNNNNNNNNNNNNNNNNNNNNNNNNNNNNNNNNNNNNNNNNNNNNNNNNNNNNNNNNNNNNNNNNNNNNNNNNNNNNNNNNNNNNNNNNNNNNNNNNNNNNNNNNNNNNNNNNNNNNNNNNNNNNNNNNNNNNNNNNNNNNNNNNNNNNNNNNNNNNNNNNNNNNNNNNNNNNNNNNNNNNNNNNNNNNNNNNNNNNNNNNNNNNNNNNNNNNNNNNNNNNNNNNNNNNNNNNNNNNNNNNNNNNNNNNNNNNNNNNNNNNNNNNNNNNNNNNNNNNNNNNNNNNNNNNNNNNNNNNNNNNNNNNNNNNNNNNNNNNNNNNNNNNNNNNNNNNNNNNNNNNNNNNNNNNNNNNNNNNNNNNNNNNNNNNNNNNNNNNNNNNNNNNNNNNNNNNNNNNNNNNNNNNNNNNNNNNNNNNNNNNNNNNNNNNNNNNNNNNNNNNNNNNNNNNNNNNNNNNNNNNNNNNNNNNNNNNNNNNNNNNNNNNNNNNNNNNNNNNNNNNNNNNNNNNNNNNNNNNNNNNNNNNNNNNNNNNNNNNNNNNNNNNNNNNNNNNNNNNNNNNNNNNNNNNNNNNNNNNNNNNNNNNNNNNNNNNNNNNNNNNNNNNNNNNNNNNNNNNCTTACTAATTATTATAACCATCATCTAGGTGCCACAGAATACAGAAAAATTAAGATGGGTTGACCTCAGTCAGTCACAAGGCTTGCTGAATCTATCAGGTTTGTCCAGGGCCAAAAATCTTGAAAGATTGGATCTCGAAGGCTGTAAGAGTTTGGTTATGTTGGGCTCATCAATCGAACAGATGAACAAACTAATTTACCTGAACCTCAGAGAGTGCACTAGCCTTGAGAGTCTTCCGGAGGGAATCAATTTGAAGTCTCTAAAGACTCTGATCCTCAGTGGCTGCTCAAACCTTCAGGAGTTTCAAATCATATCAGAAAATATTGAGTCCCTTTACTTAGACGGCTCAACCATACAACGAGTTGCTGAACGCATTGAGAGTCTTCGCAACCTTATTTTGCTGAATCTCAAGAATTGTTGCAGGTTGAAGTGTCTTCCCAACGATCTTTACAAGCTGAAATCTCTTCAGGAACTGATTCTCTTTGGCTGCTCAGCTCTGGAGAGTCTTCCACCCATCAAAGAGGAGATGGGATGCTTAGAGATTTTGCTTATGGATGGAACTTCCATCAAACAGACACCTGAAACGATTTTTTTGAGTAACCTGAAGGTGTTTTCGTTCTGTGGATCTAGCATCGAAGATTCCACAGAGTTGGCGTTGTTGCCTTTCTCAGGCAACTCTTGTCTTTCGGACCTCTATCTGACGAATTGCAATATCTACAAATTGCCGGACAACTTTAGTTCCTTACACTCGTTGAGGTCTCTATGCTTAAGCAGAAACAACATTGAGACTCTACCTGAGAGCATCGAGAAACTTCATTGTCTGTTGTTTCTTGACTTAAAACATTGCCGCAGGCTCAATTCTCTCCCGGTGCTTCCACCTAATATACAGTGTGTAGATGCTCATGGGTGTGTTTCTCTGGAAAAAGTTGCAAAACCAGTGACAGTTCCCCTAGTAACTGAGAGGATGCATACTACTTTCATTTTTACGGATTGCTTCAAACTGAACAGAGCTGAACAAGAAGCTATTGTAGCTCAGGCCCAACTCAAGAGTCAGCTACTGGCAAGGACATCTCTTCAACATAATCATAAGGTCTGTCTTCATTTTATTCTCTTGTTCCGGTGATATCCTTATCATACGCTCATGCTTAAATGGTTTTCTTCGTAACCCTCCACTTCAGGGACTAGTTCTGGATCCTCTGGTTGCCGTTTGCTTCCCAGGAAGTGACATACCCTCATGGTTCTGCCATCAGAGTATGGGATCTTCGATTGAAACCAACCTCCTTCCTCACTGGTGCAACAATAAATTTATTGGAGCTTCCCTAGGTGTTGTTGTCACCTTCAAGGATCACGAAGGTCGTCATGCAAACCGTTTATCTGTAAGGTGCACGTGCAGATTTAAAAATCGAAACGGTCAGTCAATCAGATTTAGTTTCTGTCTTGGGGTATGGAACGAGTCATGTGGATCATCTTGCCATGAACCACGGAAACTTGGATCTGACCATGTGTTTATTAGCTTTAACAACTGTAATGTGCCAGTCTTCCAATGGAATGAAGAGAGTAACGACGGTAATAGATGTCGTCCCACTAGTGCCTCATTTGAATTCTACCTTACTGATGGCACTGAAAGGAAGCTAGAAAGGTGCAAGGTGACAAGGTGTGGGATGAGTTTGCTATATGCTCCAGATGAGAATGACCGTGGGTTCCAGGGAACTCGGGTTACAGATACTGTTGAGCGTACATCGAGTGAAGCTTTTGTACCCATAAGAGGTCGGTCACACTCGCAAGTTGGAGAAAGAAGGAATGGTAGAATGAGAGATGAAATGCCCTTATGAGTGTTTACTCCAAGACTGGAGGTTCTTGGTCTTGAGACCAACGAAAGGTAGTAGTAGAATGCTGCTTactggaattttattttttttcttttttgtttctctaaTAGCTTTCATAAGTATATGTTATCATGTTAAAACACAATTTACCATTTAATTAGGAACTTGAAGACGTTGCATTACTTTTCAGACCCTTTGGATTTTCAAAGAAGAGCTCTATCTACTTATCTGGCTAAAGTTTGACGTCAAGCTTTTCCATGGATCCGATTGTTATTTAGGATGATTGATGAGGTCGTCACTTTACTGAACTTTGTTCTGCTTCCAAAATACAAAACAGAGTATGGTTCTCTATCTCTGTTTCTCCCTTTACATGGCATGCATGTTCAGTTGCTTGAGCTTGGTGGAACCACAGCCATTGGTCTACAAAGTTCCATGTTTTGATAAGGTGTTTGCATAAAAATGTATGTGCTCACTGCTCAGTGTTGAAGGAAGTATGAAGAAAGTCGCGAGATAAGTCCAAATTGTTGAGCCATTATTTGTTTGTTCTGTGGTTGATTAAGTATGTTTGATGATTGTTGGTATATGTAATTTGTGGTATAGAGATGATTGTTGTTTGAAGCATAAGGAATGAGTGCTTGTTAGCTACTAAGTTATCTGTATTCATTCTATGACATTAGACTCATGGATTTGGCTTGCCACGAAAGTGTGGATGTTTAGTTGCATGCTGAAATCTCCAGCTCTTTCTTTGCAAACTCTGTTTCTTCTCCCAAGTTCCATACTAAATCTTTTTTAGTTCGATTCTTGAATCTTGATTGGTTCAGTATTGACGTAGATATGCTTGACTGCGTTGTTTTGGTAGTAGAAAAGAGTGGTCGTACTTAGAAAGCTTTACAGATTGCTATGTTATGGTTTGACTTTTAGGTTGTCTACTAGACCAAAGTGTTTACGAATTTGTCGATCAGACGAGGTATCTTTGAAGAGCTTAAAGCTACTAGAAGATTCACGGCTAAATGAGCCAGTCACTAGAAACTATAGAAGCTAGTATCATTCTAGTTGCTAAATCATGTTCTAATCTTCATGCatctttctttttaacattACTTAGCTAtgataaacacacacaaaaatgcTTTATTTCAGAGCTTTCTTGTATCAACTTTGTTAGCCTATCCGTATTCTAAGTATACCCTCGTCCAAATTAGCATACCACAAGGATTCGTCCACcgtagaaaaaaaataagtttgcaTCCCACCTCATGTGATGGTTTTGCTATATATAAGGCTCTGACATGTGATAAGAAGGTGTTGCAGAGAAAGAGGGAGAGGGATCGGATGGGCATAATCAAGAGTTGCTTTTCCTTCATGGTTGTGTATAGGTCTTCCGGTGATTCTCTATCGAGACATTCAGGCTTAGAATAGTAAGTTATTTGAGATCAGTAAAGATGCTTCTATGTAAACCTCTTCTAAATCCATGTGTAAGAAGGCATTACTAGATTTGGACTCGTGCTCATATAGAATATTTTTGTACatgaatattattaaattattgttgGATTGTTATTTGAATTGAATGCggttttgtttcttattatatactAGTTTTAGATTTGGTAAATGTATAGTTACATTCGcttttttaaatgtattataaatacaaatataattcaCTTCTTTTAGATTTGGCGAATGAAACAATTTCACGTGAATTTGCCAACCGATTTTAAAAGGtttgacatttttaaaaagagacTTATTTTTCTAGTTAGACATGTTTTTTTGTGAATTGCGGATGGATATAGAGTAATAGGAAAAGTATCTATAGAAGGGTCTTAGGAATCTAGGTTAatatattcaaaagaaaacatagacCTAGGTAAAAAGTGTAGATATACTGAGTTTGGAAAATAAGTATAATGTAATATTATGTTTCTAAATAAATCAAAACGGTTTCATATATATGCTAATCGATATTATTAATTGTTGAAATCACTAGagtgaaatatgaaaactacttTGAATATTAGTtgaaatttagattttagaaataatttaagaaTGATGCTTATATTGTGTTACTTTAAATGTAGATACTAATGATATTATGTGTagaattgattaatttttactttttaaaaatatttgttaagatATAGATTATGATAATATACTTGGTAgtcaaactaaaatttaaacatataactaCATAGTGTTCGATTGAATCCGATTTAATCAAAAATCATCCAAACCATTATAATCaccttataaatatattttttcatatcgTTTCATATTGAAGACTAATAAATTATCTGTTAATATGAATTGCTAGTTAAATAAgtcattataaaataatttttgtttaaaattgtaatttctGTAATCCTACCATTAAATCGATTTCAGTATTCTTTATGGTAATATGGGTTATGCTCCGATTTCAACTAACCGGTTAAGTATATTTTTCAATCAACAATTTTGAATGAGTTATATTAAACAATTCGTAACAAACACAAAGTGGTTTAGACTTCCAAACCAAAATAGAGTATTAATTGCAACAAAGTCAcgctttataaatgttttaaataaggaaaatgaCAATTAATGCTGAAAATTAGGATTCATTACTTTTCAGTGGCATTCACTtatcaatcaagaaataaaatgagAATATAAGTTTTAGATGGAATGTCCACGAAGGCGAAAATAATCAGCCAAtgagaaattatatttttgtcatgtcacctactctatttgtttttacaaactGATCATTTAACtctttacttaaacaattataaccgaaaatatgtttttagtgaaatatattatttatataaatataattatatttttttatttacataatagtttgtaaaatGATAGACTATgaatttgactcattttcatccatagtttataagtgtttttacttataattatattattagagagtctatttattatatttataagatcaagaatgttttgaagataagtgatgattttggagcgttttggagatatttggagaaagcaCCCGAGATAAcatcgagatcgactatcggtcgatattgaagagctggaatcgatcgatgcacaagacatggtgtcgatcgacagcgaagcgcgcaggaAACCCGTTTGGTTACAtccaacttgaagcccaagatttcaccattttacaagattgcccctgacgagttttaccctaattaatataagctttgccgccatgttagaggcaaagtgtgctttctttgtgttgcattgttttattgatagataggagagaagatccaaagttataatttgtgattggaactccattgatatctattttatctattctatgaagtttttatacttaaccattgttatgaattgcttagccatgtctgagtagtcctcttgttagattttagggtttaaataggttaggagggattagttccaactatagattgctgagttgtgataatcatctttaggattgttcattaatgtttgtttctagattagctacctagaacctgcccttgcatagattgataaaagccatagttttattctcatcctgaaaacattctaatagagctatgtttcttgctatgagcaaggcgagagctgatctagtgaacttagtaagcattcattcaacatgtgcataaagcttgactagagcgcgttgATCAATATCATACTTGAATATGTGGTGAACATGAtaggaacaaagaagctttccagatgaagcttgatggtgtctactatccattgaatgatagtataagttggctaactacttgcatggaggagatgaagaaggacatagccagaattcagaacgCGACCGGCACTGCTcgaccgccatcgatcgacaaaagaCAACCCCAATCAATCGACAACAGACAATCACCAACGCTCGACAGACACCatcacgcatcgatcgacaaccgcttggccgcatcgatcgacaccaatccgccacgcccacacacaatgaagtctcaaccgaatttccacaccagagaagagatagatcagttgatagaagggatctacagagctctgtaaactacagaggagaggcttgatgggagatgtgatgacatctattttccTATGGATCTTACAATCAGTGCATTGACCTCCAAGGTcaaagctatacaaggggagttggtggagattcagagttacattgcgagtcgaccagaagcatcgttatcgatcgacagacccaataacaaatcgatcgacacccacaattcaacatcgatcgacagtaatAGAAACTGAGGCCAGCTAGTTCCAAAGACGACATCCGACATGTCCAACACACCTTACCATGgaaaggagatctcagctgacacttatgCCGCACTTACCAGGCATcaattcaaccttgagagtcttggtgaaaaattgcagagaattgaaaacacaactgcaacaatgaaggataaatggcgcagaggggatgaagcaatgagagacttcactggtacatggtttaacaagcgcaaagaagaaatggatacttgttttccaacaagtcccagttctcaacactactaaccaaaacacctccaaagtcaagctaaatgactataacaaagcgctgagtgggaggcaacccactattaggtaatatttattaagtttttattaatttactatttatggtggtttttatttattgcaggtcataaaaaaaacaaaacaaaaagaagatccgagtagacgattgccatctgtatcgaccgatgcgaacaagtcgacatcgatcgacattgccttacctgcgtcgaccgacatcaacatagttacatcggtcgacatctattccggtctggtatatcgttcatacttgttacattgagtccttatgatttatttttaactataactctgactgaatttacactgaggacaatgtagtttaagtctggggggaggtttactgatatttatttacttattagtcttattaaaaatgttttcaaattaagttattattgagtcaagaaggaggattatgaacttattgattttgctagatatctaaccactttttagcaccattctagacttactgattgcagatggtactaaagatactaaagtggatcaacctgtcaactaaNNNNNNNNNNNNNNNNNNNNNNNNNNNNNNN from Brassica oleracea var. oleracea cultivar TO1000 unplaced genomic scaffold, BOL UnpScaffold01202, whole genome shotgun sequence harbors:
- the LOC106321066 gene encoding inactive disease resistance protein RPS4-like, whose amino-acid sequence is VPQNTEKLRWVDLSQSQGLLNLSGLSRAKNLERLDLEGCKSLVMLGSSIEQMNKLIYLNLRECTSLESLPEGINLKSLKTLILSGCSNLQEFQIISENIESLYLDGSTIQRVAERIESLRNLILLNLKNCCRLKCLPNDLYKLKSLQELILFGCSALESLPPIKEEMGCLEILLMDGTSIKQTPETIFLSNLKVFSFCGSSIEDSTELALLPFSGNSCLSDLYLTNCNIYKLPDNFSSLHSLRSLCLSRNNIETLPESIEKLHCLLFLDLKHCRRLNSLPVLPPNIQCVDAHGCVSLEKVAKPVTVPLVTERMHTTFIFTDCFKLNRAEQEAIVAQAQLKSQLLARTSLQHNHKGLVLDPLVAVCFPGSDIPSWFCHQSMGSSIETNLLPHWCNNKFIGASLGVVVTFKDHEGRHANRLSVRCTCRFKNRNGQSIRFSFCLGVWNESCGSSCHEPRKLGSDHVFISFNNCNVPVFQWNEESNDGNRCRPTSASFEFYLTDGTERKLERCKVTRCGMSLLYAPDENDRGFQGTRVTDTVERTSSEAFVPIRGRSHSQVGERRNGRMRDEMPL